The proteins below come from a single Chryseobacterium sp. MA9 genomic window:
- a CDS encoding carbon starvation protein A — MESLNNINALTLIFASVLIFAIAYRFYGIFIANKVLRLNDQNMTPAVEFADGKDYVATNKNVLFGHHFAAIAAAGPLVGPVLAAQFGYLPGALWILIGCVLGGGVHDMVVLFASVRHKGQSLATIASKEIGKATGTVAGFAILFILILTLAGLSLACINAMHEASWSLFTVIITMPIAIIMGLIMRYKKNSVLFASILGGILLIAGIIGGHSLMQNPTMNNLFSWDIKTISIAIPLYGFIASVLPVWLLLVPRDYLSTYLKIGTIIMLAIGVIVIHPTIQMPAITAFVNGGGPIIGGPVLPFIFIVIACGAISGFHAVIATGTTPKMLNKEREILFVGYGAMLVEGFVALMALIAACTLMPGDYFAINTPKEAYDSFLAAHPSLHGVDIDYYSQKIGIDLYGRTGGAVSLAVGMAHIFNKIPYMDQLTAYWYNFAIMFEAVFILTAIDAGTRVGRFFLQEMLGSVVPKFNDKNWIPGIIISSLLFTFAWGYLVYTGNVNSIWPLFGISNQLLAACGLIVCTTMLIRMNRGKYALCSAVPGVFMAGITFWAGYIQVTAIYIPKGQYLLAALAATAMILMLIVFIGAFRKWYQLLRINTTEIDHYGEPVKELVER, encoded by the coding sequence ATGGAATCTTTAAACAATATCAATGCGCTTACGCTCATATTTGCATCTGTTCTTATTTTTGCAATAGCTTATCGTTTTTATGGTATTTTTATTGCCAATAAAGTACTCAGGCTTAACGACCAAAATATGACCCCGGCTGTAGAATTTGCAGATGGTAAAGATTATGTTGCTACTAATAAAAATGTCCTTTTCGGACATCATTTTGCCGCAATTGCCGCCGCAGGGCCATTAGTAGGACCTGTTCTTGCTGCTCAGTTCGGATATCTTCCGGGTGCATTATGGATTCTGATTGGTTGTGTATTGGGAGGCGGAGTGCATGATATGGTTGTACTCTTTGCTTCTGTAAGGCACAAAGGCCAAAGTCTCGCGACTATCGCCTCAAAAGAAATCGGAAAAGCCACCGGAACTGTGGCTGGTTTTGCAATCCTTTTCATTCTGATTCTTACGCTAGCCGGTTTATCACTGGCCTGTATCAATGCGATGCATGAAGCCTCATGGTCTCTTTTTACAGTAATCATTACCATGCCTATTGCCATTATCATGGGACTGATTATGCGTTATAAAAAGAACAGTGTTTTGTTTGCTAGTATTTTAGGCGGTATACTTTTGATTGCCGGAATCATCGGAGGTCACAGTCTGATGCAGAATCCTACCATGAATAATTTATTTTCCTGGGATATTAAAACAATTTCTATTGCTATTCCTCTGTATGGTTTTATTGCTTCTGTATTACCGGTATGGTTGCTTCTGGTTCCAAGAGACTATCTTTCTACTTATTTAAAGATAGGAACTATTATTATGCTGGCTATCGGAGTAATTGTCATCCATCCTACCATACAGATGCCTGCTATCACGGCTTTTGTTAATGGCGGAGGACCTATTATTGGCGGACCCGTGCTTCCTTTTATTTTTATTGTGATTGCCTGCGGAGCTATTTCAGGTTTCCATGCTGTGATTGCTACGGGAACAACACCGAAAATGCTTAATAAAGAAAGAGAGATACTTTTCGTAGGTTACGGAGCAATGCTTGTGGAAGGTTTCGTAGCATTGATGGCACTTATTGCGGCATGTACACTGATGCCTGGTGATTATTTTGCAATCAATACTCCTAAGGAAGCTTATGATTCATTTCTTGCAGCACATCCTTCCCTGCATGGTGTAGACATCGATTATTATTCACAGAAAATAGGAATTGATCTGTATGGCAGAACAGGAGGTGCGGTATCTCTGGCTGTGGGAATGGCTCATATCTTTAATAAAATCCCATATATGGATCAGCTGACGGCTTATTGGTATAATTTCGCAATTATGTTTGAGGCGGTATTTATTCTTACTGCTATTGATGCAGGAACAAGAGTGGGACGCTTCTTCCTACAGGAGATGCTGGGTTCTGTAGTTCCAAAATTCAATGATAAAAACTGGATTCCGGGAATTATTATCAGCAGCCTTCTTTTCACTTTTGCCTGGGGATACCTGGTATATACCGGAAATGTAAACAGCATCTGGCCTTTATTCGGAATCAGTAATCAGCTGCTGGCTGCCTGCGGACTTATCGTCTGTACAACAATGCTGATAAGGATGAACAGGGGAAAATATGCTTTATGCTCAGCTGTTCCGGGAGTTTTCATGGCAGGAATTACCTTCTGGGCAGGTTATATTCAGGTAACTGCCATCTATATTCCAAAAGGACAGTACTTACTGGCTGCGTTAGCGGCAACAGCAATGATTCTGATGCTTATTGTATTTATAGGAGCTTTCAGGAAATGGTATCAGCTTCTTCGGATCAACACAACGGAGATTGATCATTATGGTGAACCTGTGAAAGAGCTTGTAGAAAGATAA
- a CDS encoding alpha/beta hydrolase, giving the protein MRSPIYNISIYRFFTNLFFVLFLSVFTLSFSQNFSQVQVKAAPVKSTLLPEIANLSEDIVYKANRKGNAVKLDIFTPKNAPAGQLLPVLIYVHGGGWIEGDKVVHADNYLETTIAKLMTKQYAVISINYTLLNDSTHFPLPLEDTKDAVRWVRKNAEQYHFDTNNIGLFGASAGAHLSLMAAYTPDNTYLGSPELSSYSAKVNYVIDHYGPADLNKLFYTKLGTIPVALIGLMSKKIVGLQENLVKGISGYDIRKEQDRAIDYLKTISPINFVSEGVPTLIVQGNNDKIVPLNQSKKLHRKLNRAKIQNSLIIVDGGVHGFGTTDKAYLDNLTDEMVDFVISQKK; this is encoded by the coding sequence ATGAGATCACCTATATACAACATATCAATCTACAGGTTTTTTACAAACCTGTTTTTTGTTTTATTTTTAAGTGTTTTCACATTAAGTTTTTCACAGAACTTTTCACAAGTACAGGTTAAGGCTGCACCTGTAAAAAGTACATTACTCCCGGAAATAGCTAATTTATCTGAGGACATTGTATATAAAGCCAACAGAAAGGGTAATGCCGTTAAACTGGATATTTTTACACCCAAAAATGCTCCTGCAGGCCAATTACTCCCAGTATTGATCTATGTTCACGGAGGTGGATGGATAGAAGGTGATAAGGTGGTTCACGCGGATAATTATCTGGAAACTACCATTGCAAAGCTGATGACAAAGCAATATGCTGTAATCAGTATTAATTATACCCTTTTGAATGACAGTACTCATTTTCCATTACCTTTGGAAGATACCAAAGATGCAGTAAGATGGGTAAGAAAAAATGCAGAACAATATCATTTTGATACCAACAATATTGGGTTATTTGGAGCTTCAGCCGGAGCTCATCTTTCCCTGATGGCAGCTTATACTCCGGATAATACTTATCTGGGCAGCCCGGAACTTTCGTCTTATTCTGCTAAAGTAAATTATGTAATTGATCATTATGGTCCTGCAGACCTCAATAAGCTTTTCTACACAAAGTTAGGTACGATTCCAGTAGCCCTGATCGGATTAATGTCAAAAAAAATTGTCGGTTTACAGGAAAATCTTGTGAAAGGAATTTCAGGATATGATATCAGAAAAGAACAGGACAGAGCCATTGATTATCTAAAAACTATATCTCCTATTAATTTTGTTTCAGAAGGTGTGCCTACTTTAATTGTTCAGGGGAATAATGATAAAATTGTTCCTTTAAACCAGTCTAAAAAGCTTCACAGAAAATTAAACAGAGCGAAAATTCAGAACTCTTTAATTATTGTTGACGGTGGAGTCCATGGATTTGGTACGACTGATAAGGCTTATCTGGATAACCTTACGGATGAGATGGTGGATTTCGTTATTTCACAAAAGAAATAA
- a CDS encoding DUF3037 domain-containing protein, which translates to MQEDKIYEYAVIRLVPKVEREEFFNIGLVMFSKREKFIRVEFYLCPDKFKLMQSKLDYEDIIQNLESFQKIANGDKDGGPIALLDIPERFRWLTAVRSAVVQTSRPHPGKSKDLNSTFGKLFEELVK; encoded by the coding sequence ATGCAAGAGGATAAAATATATGAATATGCGGTAATACGCTTGGTACCTAAAGTTGAAAGAGAAGAATTTTTCAATATCGGACTGGTAATGTTTTCCAAAAGGGAAAAATTCATCAGGGTAGAATTTTATTTGTGTCCGGATAAATTTAAACTGATGCAGAGCAAACTGGACTATGAAGATATTATCCAGAATCTTGAAAGCTTTCAGAAAATTGCCAATGGGGATAAAGACGGTGGTCCTATTGCCCTGCTTGATATTCCTGAGCGTTTCCGCTGGCTGACAGCTGTAAGAAGTGCTGTAGTGCAGACTTCCAGACCTCATCCTGGAAAATCCAAAGATTTAAATAGTACTTTTGGTAAACTTTTTGAGGAGTTAGTAAAATAA
- a CDS encoding PKD domain-containing protein, which yields MKKTLLFLFLITFSLILSQTTKRVFFIGNSYTYVNNLPGLIQSIAASNGDVLEHHSHTPGGSTLQNHSNNPDVISTINQGNWDYVVLQEQSQLPSFPDSQVQNQVYPYALQLSNLIKTSNPCGNIIFYMTWGRKNGDSGNCPGLPTVCTYQGMDTQIYNRYMEMAASNEGIVSPVGKVWRTIREQNPAIELYDQDESHPSYIGSMAAAYTFYTILFKKDPTQIPFNGNLNSAQAQLIKDIVKTEVYNQPAKWFVTSNDVHSRFTYQLTGANTVQFTNTTQNAANYSWDFGDGTTSTQENPAHTYPAGGSYNVKLTTDACGATTTKTKLIVVNTLNIAETAIETQVQIYPNPAQHLINIISKKKIEVLSLTDASGRMVHYHLNKTDSGYILPIQHLTSGVYFLQYKVGEKEFTKKIIKK from the coding sequence ATGAAAAAAACTCTACTTTTTTTATTTTTAATTACTTTTTCTTTGATCCTGAGCCAGACAACCAAAAGGGTTTTCTTTATTGGGAACAGCTACACTTATGTTAATAATTTACCCGGGCTCATCCAGAGTATTGCTGCTTCTAACGGCGATGTACTGGAGCATCACAGCCATACACCGGGAGGGTCTACACTTCAGAATCATTCCAACAATCCGGATGTGATTTCAACCATTAATCAGGGAAACTGGGATTATGTTGTATTACAGGAGCAGAGCCAGCTTCCTTCATTTCCGGATTCTCAGGTTCAAAACCAGGTATATCCTTATGCACTTCAGCTTTCAAATCTGATTAAAACGTCCAATCCCTGCGGAAATATAATCTTCTATATGACCTGGGGCCGTAAAAACGGTGATTCGGGGAATTGCCCGGGACTTCCCACTGTCTGTACCTATCAGGGAATGGACACTCAAATTTATAACCGCTATATGGAAATGGCAGCCTCCAATGAAGGTATTGTTTCCCCTGTAGGTAAAGTATGGAGAACGATCAGGGAGCAAAACCCGGCTATTGAGCTGTATGATCAGGATGAATCACATCCGAGTTACATTGGATCTATGGCTGCTGCTTATACATTTTATACTATTTTATTCAAGAAAGATCCTACACAAATCCCTTTTAATGGAAATCTTAATTCGGCACAGGCACAGTTAATCAAGGATATCGTCAAAACAGAGGTTTATAATCAGCCTGCCAAATGGTTTGTAACGAGCAATGATGTTCACAGCAGATTCACCTATCAGCTTACCGGAGCCAATACCGTTCAGTTTACGAATACAACACAAAATGCGGCTAATTATTCATGGGATTTTGGTGATGGTACAACTTCCACTCAGGAAAATCCGGCACATACCTATCCTGCAGGAGGAAGTTATAATGTAAAGCTGACAACAGATGCCTGCGGAGCCACTACCACCAAAACAAAGCTAATTGTCGTAAACACTTTAAATATAGCAGAAACCGCTATTGAAACTCAAGTTCAAATTTATCCTAATCCTGCCCAACACCTTATTAACATTATTTCTAAAAAGAAAATTGAAGTACTTTCACTTACAGATGCTTCCGGAAGAATGGTTCACTATCATCTGAATAAAACAGATTCAGGATATATTCTACCGATTCAGCATTTGACCAGCGGAGTTTATTTTTTACAATATAAAGTAGGTGAAAAGGAATTCACTAAAAAGATTATAAAAAAATAA
- a CDS encoding S9 family peptidase: protein MNLISEKNIYLENKETKGFLADIFYPNTEKKLPLVIFVHGYKGYKDWGAWNLMAEKFAEAGFFFVKFNFSHNGTTTEDPYNFGDLEAFVNNNYSKELSDLGVVIDHFSKDPHVDDEKIVLIGHSRGGGISIIKTFEDERINGLITLASVDTLDRFPKEEAFENWKSNGVYYALNGRTKQEMPHYYQFYEDFEQNVYRFDVERATEMAKAHMLIIHGTDDEAVEVKQAEHLHILHPNSELFLIENANHTFGAKEPWTENNLPKDLNTVTGKCIDFIKEKLK from the coding sequence ATGAATTTGATTAGTGAAAAGAATATATACTTAGAAAATAAAGAAACAAAAGGTTTTCTTGCTGATATTTTTTATCCGAATACTGAAAAAAAACTTCCGCTGGTAATATTTGTTCATGGATATAAAGGTTATAAAGATTGGGGAGCCTGGAATCTGATGGCTGAAAAGTTTGCTGAAGCAGGCTTTTTCTTCGTCAAGTTTAATTTTTCCCATAATGGAACAACGACGGAAGATCCATATAACTTTGGAGATCTTGAAGCCTTTGTTAATAACAATTATTCCAAAGAGCTTTCTGACCTTGGAGTGGTGATTGATCACTTTAGTAAAGATCCACATGTGGATGATGAAAAAATCGTTCTGATAGGCCATAGCAGAGGAGGAGGAATTTCTATCATTAAAACCTTTGAAGATGAAAGAATCAACGGTTTGATTACCTTAGCCAGTGTTGATACTTTAGATCGTTTTCCAAAAGAGGAAGCTTTTGAGAACTGGAAAAGTAACGGGGTTTATTATGCACTGAACGGACGTACCAAACAGGAAATGCCCCATTATTATCAGTTTTATGAGGATTTTGAGCAGAATGTTTACCGTTTTGATGTAGAACGGGCAACGGAAATGGCAAAAGCTCATATGCTGATTATTCATGGAACAGATGATGAAGCAGTAGAGGTAAAGCAGGCCGAACATCTCCATATTCTTCATCCAAATTCTGAACTGTTTCTGATTGAAAATGCCAATCATACTTTTGGGGCAAAAGAACCATGGACAGAAAATAATTTACCAAAAGATCTGAATACTGTAACCGGGAAATGTATTGATTTCATCAAAGAAAAATTGAAATAA
- a CDS encoding TonB-dependent siderophore receptor yields MRNKKTILSASVLFFLGVYTYGQEKDSIKTNKDTIKTNNVEEVVVLGSRAGARSKVDSPVPVDVFNVKESSIILPQTNIGQILNAVAPSFTSTIQTNSDGTDHLDPAQLRGLGPDQVLVLVNGKRRHTSALVNVNGTPGRGTVGTDLNAIPSFALNRIEVLRDGAAAQYGSDAIAGVINLDLKRDTGKLAGQISYGGNLTPTANDHTGDFDGQNIQLDLNYGNKIGAKGGFFNITWSSQFRNPTYRAGTESGPIYNAYNAIEQRALNDGVNLSSLFTNINNTPNSQQLVNYIHQYAQGVNYFSPDLQNSIQGANTISALQNVLKSANFTRDQLNYITDQELAYRGQTRKDFNMQVGQSKLNNHQLFVNAEIPVSDNWKVYTFGGYSIRHGTSGGFYRRPSESRTFTGLYPNGYLPQIGTDIQDISLAAGIKGKWDGWNIDFSNTYGQNSFTYNIQNTGNTSLRFASPREFNAGGLRFSQNTINLDFSKKYDVWEGINVAFGAEHRYENFKITQGEEASYATYDASGNVWNGNSVRPTDFFGAALPGGSQVFNGFKPGNAVDKNRQSVAAYADVEFNFTNWLLVDAAARYENYSDFGSTFNYKLASRIKVAPNFNVRFAGSTGFRAPSIHQIYYNVTSTLFTNNQLLEVGTFSNDSQLAGLLDMPKLKQETSKSASVGFTYRIPSVGLSFTADGYFTRIDNRIILTDQFLRASVPQKAQEAYDQLGINAAQFFTNAIDTETKGLDIVISHNARFSGFKLDNNFAINLNKTKQVGDIHSAGLLQSPQLEKVYFSEKSRVYLEEAVPRVKASLSHTLSWKSATFYLRNTYFGKVTGADIIDVNGDGIIDFNEHQQIGDKIITDLSAAYQFTKNVGLTLGVNNLFDIYPTKNLTASTNNDQFIYSRSTSQFGQNGRYVFARLNFNF; encoded by the coding sequence ATGAGAAATAAAAAAACTATTCTTTCGGCCTCTGTTTTATTTTTTCTTGGCGTATATACTTACGGACAGGAAAAAGACAGCATAAAAACAAATAAGGATACCATAAAAACCAATAATGTAGAAGAAGTAGTTGTATTAGGTTCAAGAGCCGGAGCCAGATCTAAAGTAGACAGTCCGGTTCCCGTAGATGTATTCAATGTAAAAGAATCTTCAATTATTCTTCCTCAGACCAATATTGGACAAATTCTGAATGCTGTAGCACCTTCATTTACTTCTACAATTCAAACCAATTCAGATGGTACAGACCACTTGGATCCTGCCCAGTTGAGAGGTTTGGGACCTGATCAGGTTTTGGTTTTGGTTAATGGAAAGAGAAGACATACTTCAGCATTAGTAAATGTAAACGGAACACCGGGAAGAGGTACTGTAGGAACCGATTTGAATGCTATTCCCTCTTTTGCTTTGAACAGAATAGAAGTATTAAGAGACGGAGCTGCGGCACAATATGGATCTGATGCCATTGCCGGAGTGATCAACCTTGATCTGAAAAGAGATACGGGAAAACTGGCAGGGCAGATCAGCTACGGAGGAAACCTGACCCCAACAGCTAATGATCATACCGGAGATTTTGACGGTCAGAATATTCAGCTGGATCTGAACTACGGTAATAAAATCGGAGCCAAAGGAGGTTTCTTTAATATTACCTGGTCTTCACAGTTCAGAAACCCAACTTACAGAGCAGGAACAGAAAGTGGTCCTATTTACAACGCTTATAATGCCATTGAACAACGTGCATTAAATGACGGAGTGAACCTTTCTTCTCTTTTTACAAATATAAACAATACTCCAAATTCACAGCAGCTTGTGAATTATATACATCAGTATGCACAGGGAGTAAACTATTTTTCTCCTGATTTGCAAAATTCCATCCAGGGAGCTAACACCATTTCTGCTTTACAGAATGTTTTGAAATCTGCGAATTTTACCAGAGATCAGCTTAATTATATCACAGATCAGGAACTGGCTTACAGAGGGCAGACGAGAAAGGATTTTAATATGCAGGTAGGACAGTCTAAGCTTAACAATCACCAACTTTTTGTGAATGCCGAGATCCCTGTAAGTGACAACTGGAAAGTGTATACGTTTGGTGGATACAGCATAAGACACGGAACTTCAGGAGGATTTTACAGAAGACCAAGTGAAAGCAGAACGTTTACAGGTTTATACCCTAATGGTTATCTTCCGCAGATTGGGACAGATATTCAGGATATCTCACTGGCTGCAGGAATCAAAGGAAAATGGGACGGCTGGAATATTGATTTCAGTAATACATACGGACAAAACTCATTTACCTATAACATCCAAAATACAGGAAATACTTCTTTACGCTTTGCTTCACCAAGGGAGTTTAATGCAGGCGGCCTAAGATTTTCCCAAAATACAATCAATTTAGATTTCTCTAAAAAATATGATGTATGGGAAGGAATCAACGTGGCATTTGGAGCTGAGCACCGTTACGAGAATTTTAAAATTACCCAGGGTGAAGAAGCTTCCTATGCAACGTATGATGCTTCCGGGAATGTATGGAACGGAAACTCTGTGAGACCTACGGATTTCTTTGGAGCAGCGCTTCCGGGAGGATCACAGGTATTCAACGGATTCAAGCCTGGAAATGCTGTTGATAAAAACAGACAGTCGGTGGCAGCTTATGCAGATGTTGAATTCAACTTTACAAACTGGTTACTGGTAGATGCTGCGGCCAGATATGAAAACTATTCTGATTTTGGATCGACATTCAATTATAAATTAGCTTCAAGAATCAAGGTTGCCCCTAATTTCAATGTGAGATTTGCAGGTTCTACAGGATTCAGAGCGCCATCTATTCACCAGATTTATTATAATGTAACGTCTACATTGTTTACTAATAATCAGCTTTTGGAAGTGGGAACTTTCAGTAATGATTCTCAGCTGGCAGGATTACTGGATATGCCAAAACTGAAGCAGGAAACTTCTAAATCAGCAAGTGTAGGATTTACTTACAGAATTCCTTCAGTTGGGCTTAGCTTTACAGCAGACGGATATTTCACAAGAATTGACAACCGTATTATTCTTACCGACCAGTTTTTAAGAGCAAGCGTTCCTCAGAAAGCACAGGAAGCTTATGATCAGTTGGGAATCAACGCTGCGCAGTTCTTTACGAATGCTATTGATACAGAAACAAAAGGTTTGGATATAGTGATTTCACATAATGCAAGATTTTCAGGATTTAAGCTAGATAACAACTTTGCCATTAACCTTAATAAAACCAAGCAGGTAGGAGATATCCATTCTGCAGGGCTTTTACAATCGCCACAGCTTGAAAAAGTATACTTCTCTGAAAAATCAAGAGTATATCTGGAAGAAGCTGTACCTAGAGTAAAAGCGAGTCTTTCTCACACACTTTCATGGAAGAGTGCCACTTTCTATTTGAGAAATACTTATTTTGGAAAAGTAACAGGAGCTGATATTATTGATGTAAACGGAGACGGAATTATTGATTTTAATGAACACCAGCAGATTGGAGATAAGATCATTACTGATTTGTCTGCTGCTTATCAGTTTACTAAAAATGTAGGATTAACTTTAGGTGTGAATAATTTGTTTGATATCTATCCAACGAAAAACCTTACTGCTTCTACCAATAACGACCAATTCATCTATTCACGTTCCACTTCGCAATTTGGACAAAATGGTAGATATGTCTTCGCAAGACTTAATTTCAATTTTTAA
- a CDS encoding HipA family kinase has translation MQNLRTVTVMRYILPLREGGSLPALAEADDDFKYVLKFRGAGHGVKMLISELLGGKITEALGLKIPELVFINVDADFGRTEADEEIQDLLKFSEGLNLGLHYLSGSITYDPGVSVDPLLASKIVWLDAFITNIDRTFKNTNMLMWNKELWIIDNGASFYFHHSWQNFDTAAKTPFKYVKDHVLLPKAKMLDEADQFAHKVLNDTLFREIVNTIPEDWLHWDDADETPDEIRDIYFQFMKTRLENSQIFVNEAKNARG, from the coding sequence ATGCAGAATTTAAGAACTGTAACCGTGATGCGTTACATTCTGCCACTGAGAGAGGGAGGATCTCTTCCCGCTCTGGCAGAAGCTGATGATGATTTCAAATATGTATTAAAATTCCGTGGTGCAGGCCATGGGGTAAAAATGCTTATATCTGAACTTTTGGGTGGGAAGATTACCGAAGCATTGGGACTAAAAATTCCTGAACTAGTTTTTATCAATGTTGATGCCGATTTCGGGAGAACAGAAGCTGATGAAGAAATACAGGATCTTCTGAAATTTTCTGAAGGTCTGAATCTTGGTCTGCATTATCTTTCCGGTTCCATCACTTATGATCCGGGAGTAAGTGTAGATCCCCTTCTGGCTTCAAAAATAGTATGGCTGGATGCCTTTATTACCAACATTGACCGTACTTTTAAGAACACCAATATGCTGATGTGGAATAAAGAGCTTTGGATTATCGATAATGGTGCTTCGTTCTATTTTCACCACTCCTGGCAGAATTTTGATACAGCGGCAAAAACACCTTTCAAATATGTGAAAGACCATGTACTTCTTCCCAAAGCAAAAATGCTTGACGAAGCAGATCAATTTGCCCACAAAGTACTGAATGATACACTTTTCAGAGAAATTGTTAATACGATTCCTGAAGACTGGCTGCATTGGGATGATGCTGATGAAACGCCTGACGAAATTCGTGATATCTATTTTCAGTTTATGAAAACCAGATTAGAAAATTCTCAAATCTTTGTAAACGAAGCTAAAAATGCAAGAGGATAA
- a CDS encoding flavin reductase family protein has protein sequence MKTVIPSEITSVQLQTIMQTAVSPRPIALASTVDKDGNNNLSPFSFFNMFSTVPPILIFSPSRRVRDNTTKHTLENVLEVPEVVIGTVNFPIVQQISLASTEYETGVNEFIKSGLTMKEADLVQPKLIEECPVNFECKVLEVKSLGDQGGAGNLVICEVQKIHIREEYLNETGNLDQKKLDMVARLGSNWYSRSNENSLFEVPKPLVTKGIGFDLLPDAIKYSKVFTGNDLGMLANTEVLPAGDFHADENIHTDAQKLLLESKVEEAWVLLTVK, from the coding sequence ATGAAAACAGTAATCCCTTCCGAGATAACCTCCGTACAATTACAAACCATCATGCAGACGGCTGTTTCACCACGTCCGATTGCATTAGCTTCCACTGTAGATAAAGACGGTAATAATAATTTATCTCCGTTCAGTTTTTTTAATATGTTCAGTACGGTTCCCCCGATTTTGATCTTTTCACCATCAAGAAGAGTACGTGACAATACCACAAAACATACGCTGGAAAATGTTCTTGAAGTACCTGAAGTGGTAATCGGAACAGTGAATTTCCCGATTGTACAGCAGATCTCTTTAGCTTCTACAGAATACGAAACCGGAGTCAATGAGTTTATCAAATCCGGACTTACCATGAAAGAGGCGGATCTTGTACAGCCCAAACTGATTGAAGAATGCCCGGTCAACTTTGAATGTAAAGTTTTAGAGGTAAAATCATTGGGAGATCAGGGCGGTGCTGGAAATCTTGTGATCTGTGAAGTTCAGAAAATTCATATCAGAGAAGAATACCTGAATGAAACCGGAAATCTCGATCAGAAAAAACTGGATATGGTAGCCCGTTTGGGCAGCAACTGGTATTCCAGAAGCAATGAAAACAGTCTTTTCGAGGTACCCAAACCTTTGGTAACAAAAGGAATTGGTTTTGATCTTCTTCCGGATGCCATAAAATACAGTAAAGTATTTACAGGAAATGATCTTGGAATGCTTGCCAATACGGAAGTTTTACCTGCCGGAGATTTCCATGCTGATGAAAACATTCATACTGATGCCCAGAAATTACTTCTGGAAAGCAAAGTTGAAGAAGCCTGGGTTTTACTTACGGTAAAATAA